Within the Portunus trituberculatus isolate SZX2019 chromosome 26, ASM1759143v1, whole genome shotgun sequence genome, the region taaagaaacagttagcaagctttaatcctgctacagctgctccgctagttcccccttttgatgaatctgatgttgacgggtcatttcgcgcttttgagagcattgctcataggaataaatggcccaaggatcagtgggtgtctctccttgtccctaagctagtaggaaaagcttatagggtatacaacggccttagtgatgaggtagaatatgaagagatcaaaggtaacattctagacgcctactctatcacttctgatggatacagacagcagtttcgaaagtatgtgaaaccagagtctcacacctatgttgaattcgctagtgagaaactaagacaatttaagaaatggttagccgcccttaacattaccaccttttcggagttgctcaatctaatggtcctggaagaatggaagaacaagttaccatttaatattctgaggcatgtggaagaacggggagagagtgatcttatgtctgccgctaaagtggctgatgcgtttgctttgttgatgggatccctgggtagtagaggtcgtggttcactgtctaatgttaggtcctcctttggggaaggttttggggcgcgggtggtaagccaaccggattctcgccaaatgcatataattccccctggtgtacatactgtaagaagccaggtcacacgatccagaaatgtagacacccaaattgcaagggttctcaacgtcaattttcttttgtgtcccctagacctaacacatttgagaacaagaaaccagtggccctagctaaccctgtcaactctcctctagaactttatgactcgtacatgtatcaaggtaaagtgtccctgactgatggtaaagacaaggcaataaatatcaaggttctgcgtgatacaggtgctgcccaatccatcttaagggaagatgtcatccctaacatcaaacaggctttcactggggagaaggtgatccttacaggtctcgaatcacagctctcctatcccttggctaatattagcttacagtgcccgttcatttcaggagaggttgaggtagccattaaacctggtgaactgccagtaccggggtacatcttgtactgggtaatgatcttgcgggtaacttggctgttccaaacttaattgttcttgattctcccttaacagaaagtcccactaagaccctggacgaaacatccctcacttcttcccagtgtgtgcagtcaccaggtctcagtccaagtcccctgccctttcatcacctcctccaccaatgattgcctctactgacaacttgtataataacatcatttcaaaggagaatttgattaatgctcaggaacaggatctcactttggctaagatcagacatgtggccagtgagacaaaggatatgtctaaattgccttgtttttattatcaggaaggagtcctgatgcgtgcctacagacctcctgaactgaaacaactagacacctggtcagaaacacatcaagttgtcatcccttgtctgtaagaccagccattatagaactagctcatgatggattgtcaggtcatctaggcatccaaaaaacctacaagaaggctcttcaacatttttttggccaggaatgaaaaaggatgtgtcacactatgtaaaaacatgtcacatatgtcaagttgtgggtaagcctaacgaacgccttgtgccagctcctctgacgcctattccagttcagacggagcccttcgaaaagatcatactagactgcgtagggcccttacccaaaaccaaacgagggaatcagtatttgttaaccctcatggatcccactaccaggtaccctgaagcattcctcttaagaacatcacatcaaagaccattgtaaaacatctaatacattttttcacctcggtaggaattccaaaacaaattcagtctgacaagggtagcaatttcactagccattttttccaacagatagtgaatgagctaaacatcgaccatgttacctcctcggcttaccaccccaatcccaaggctgtctggagcggtttcaccaaacattaaaatccatgatgaagaagtattgcttggagcatcaaggagactgggatgaaagtatttctttccttctcttcgctttaagagaatctcctcaagattctttaggttactccctttgaattactctatggtagacagatcaggggcctctcaaaatattaaaggatcaatggtttactcaaaatactccttcaagccccagtgtgtctgactacatcagtaaccttaagaataaaatcagtgaagtcagatctttgctaaatcaaacttcctcaaatctcaaactaaaatgcaacagaattctcttcccaaatctgtcatgagaagtttcaaaccaggagacaaggttttactttttctcccactccaggcaatgctcttcacagtaagttcatgggaccttatgttgtggctcaaaactaagtccattaaattatgtggtccacactcctgaccgtcgtaaggattcccaacttgttcatattaatctaatgaaaccttaccactccagagaaccagaggacgacttgtctcgcgctgtacctgtatgtctgataggaaggagtctggtcctgtgcccccgaggaagagtccgacatcgaattcctcttctcgtcacctaaaggacgcccctcaaacagccaaatcatgtccaacctgatgaggtgtttgtttccttaacaccttcacaacagtctgatcttaaaagttattgctagacttttctgaaatcacaggtgaccttccaggagtttgtaatactatccaacatgacataagattaacatctaacgacatcaagcctataagacaaccagcctatcgcatttcacccattaaaaaagacttgatgaaaaaaagaggtagactatctgctctgtcatcaccttgcagaacctagtatatctcctgggcttctcctgcctgttaacatctaagccagatggtagtagtcgattttgcaccgactaccggaaattaaataaagtgacggtgccagactcctacccattgcccttgatagaggaccttatagatagtataggagtagccaaatttgtaaccactatagacttgcttaaaggttactaccagattccctctcggacgaggcccaaataatatccgccttcatcactcccttcggactataccaatacacagtgatgccctttgcgttgtctaatgctcccgccaccttccagagggctataaattacataactcaggacttggagggcaacatctacttcaccgacctgttcctggcggcaccttcctcacctacggcacggaggtcatcaacttccctgacatggaccccgagaagcgcatcgatcccatgacacgcatcttccccagagtcaccaagtgcaccttcaggaagttcggccttcgggaaccatcgagacccacgacaccatgtgtgtgctggcggttaacatcatcaacgagaagatctacattttcatctggttctggctggtctctctcaccaccatcaccgctgtctggctcgtgtatcgcctcctcgtcatcgtctcctccgatgtgcgcttcaagcttctgcaggttcttcctttgcgaggtgctgtgtctggtggtggggtggacaacatcatcgccgacgccttatcaagatctcctgtctcacctccttcatgagcccattacggaggtcttaggggggaggaaatgttacggcccgcccgtaacatgcattactaccatcacctcctccgcttgttacctcgttcgccacctctccgcctcccttccacgtcaccgtctcgtgaaccttccacgccaccgtctcgtgaaccttccacgtcaccgtttcatgaagcccggctactgtcccgaagttggattcacgcggccctttcgactcaaccgaaagtgttgagccagctcttggttttctggattggcagttgagatccaagcctcaaccagtgaacacaacgcctcttggttctgccgtgggatcaaccatcacccagcatttcaccactgcgacaccgcataagtatcacttccctcgtccgtgttttccacattgcctctatataggattaggattattgttaggtattaagttgggttctttattgttgtatttattactgtgttatatgtatatgtgtatgtcattttcctgtgtttcatgttatatatctgtgtttcatgtttcttgttatatatgtgtcaatttcattatgggttattaaagtagcttttaaagtgacccctttgcatttcctcaccagttgaacctgcagtgttttttttattgttattgttcaccggctctccgatgccaatcttaccagtttaaccggtgaacgtaacatatatatatatatatatatatatatatatatatatatatatatatatatatatatatatatatatatatatatatatatattttacagaggcgggaagaaagaagacagctAGCTAAAagaaagtgggtgggaagagaaagggtgaaAGAAAGTGGGAGAAAGATAGTTTGTGGGCTAGCCACATtactaattttgtttattttatatgtatTATTTAGTAACATTACGTAAAACTAGTTACATAACATACACCGAGACTTCACTCCAACATTATTAATTACTTAACCTTATTACAAATTTGTTCACAAATTCATACAATCATCCAAACAGCCACAAATGTGCCTTCAGAACCACAGCTGTCCCTAAGACTCAGACTTCTGGCGAAGGTAATTCAGCCTCTTTTagtgtgattgagagagagagagagagagagagagagagagagagagagagagagagagagagagagagagagagagagagagagagagagagagagaatatatatatgtacataaatTTCCATGAGATGTAATTCAGGACAGACCTTCCCAGAAGGAACACAATTAATCCCTAACATTCCGACTGCAGGGCACTGTAACCTAGAATGAGTAATATGAACAGTGTAAAAATATGAATTTTGTTGCAACCAAAGCAATTAATTGAATTCGTGGTTAACAATGAGTGAGTTTGTTGTATGAGTACATATTATcaacgacaaaaacaaaagatcaAAATTAAATAGAAGGAATTCTGCATCATCCTCATCTCGTCTTCATCCTTTGGCAATCGTCCTTgtccgtcctcgtcctcttccgcTTCCACATCCGATGACAACCTgtgaaaactaaaaagaaaattaaaaatgtcACGTAATAATTGCCTGTGATGGTTCCGAGCTAATCATGTGACTACTTTTAGggaaccacgtgtgtgtgttatcgcgTGGAGTCACTTGTATTTCGAAGTGGTCGCTTTCACAGGCTCGTATGGCTTCCCAGATTTTCCTTGCCTTATGATAGTTGGAGATATTTAGAGGAGTAATATTGTATTTGTTACGTAACTGCTCGGTATTCAGTACCCCAGGCTCATTGGAATGAATAAATCGTACTGCTATATTGAGAACAGTctgcaattttcttttctgtgttgcTGACGCCACACAAATAGGAATGGATGGATATTCCAGTACAGGAATACGTAATGTTTTGACCAATATCGCTTTCATTTTTGGTGTTAAGTTCCGAAAGCGTCTTAATTGAGTTAATATACCTCCCCTTTTTAAAAGTTTTGGTAATGTGGCCTACAAATCCAGTAACAGAAATGTTTAGACCCAAAAAGTTTCCCTGTGTTGGCAGTTTCAATTTCTTTCCCGTTAACAGTAATTTTCTTAGATTTCATTTGAGCAATAGgtattatttttaatttctcttcacttgttttgattttccatttccttttaaaTTTATTAATTCTTTCAATGTCATGTTCAACTTTCTGCAACACCAAAAACTCACTGCAGAAGTGAACATTGGCACACAAGTACATGTGTAATactacattcttcttctttatgtagGAGGCTCACTCAccaaaaggacacacacacacacacacacacacacacacacacacacacacacacacacacacacacacacacacacacacaccattcccaaAAGACGTGGTGAGAATCAtcgaactcactctctctctctctctctctctctctctctctctctctctctctctctctctctctctctctctctcttttagaaaCGGAAATGATTGCATTAGGCGCCGCAGCAGCttaggtcatatggcaccgctAGGGTTAACGGGACAACACTACATCTCCCACTGGGCAACTAGGTTTGGTAAGAATTCCAATCCGGGCCGCCTACACCGGAGGCCCGAACACGAGCCGCCTTAACCAACTacgccatcctctctctctctctctctctctctctctctcgaagaccATCACCAGCGTGTCTGCCTCGGTTCCCACTGCACACCACCTATACGTGGACGGTTCACTGCAGGCGGACGGGACTGCAGCGTGTGCCGTGTTCTCCTCTACTGTGGAGCCCCCACGGGGGGATGGGTGGGTTGGCCGTCGTTTACCCAACGCGTCGAGTTCCATCTACTGTGAGCTCAATGGCCTATTGGACGCTGTTACCATCCTTACTGAGAGGGGACTGGACGGGGTGATCGTCTGTGACTCTAAGTCTGCCCTTCACGCCCTTTCATCTCCAAGACCTGCTTATGACCATGTAGTGCGAGACATATTGTGTCGGCTGGCCACTGCCCGTGACAGTGCTTTAGTTGTGTCCTTTCTATGGGTGCCGTCTCACGTGGGACTCACGGCTAATGATACTGTGGACGGTCTTGCTAAGGCTGCGTGTGGTCTCCCCTTGCCTGCAGTGCGTGCCGCGCCCTCCTTACGGTGCTACAGAAATACACTGTTTTCTGCTGTTAATGTCCTGACAGTGAATCGTAGGAACACCGAGCGTGCTGATAGTGTATCCATCCATACAGCATTATGACAACTTCATTGACACCACGCACAAATATCGCCGCCACGGACACATGGTCCGCAGACACGATGTCATAAGTGCTAGGCTTAGATTAGGTTACCGACCAGTGTGGCAGGTTTCCCAGGCTGAGGATGTGCCTCACTATTCCACCTGTAAGTTGTGTCATCTTGCCAACGCCAATACCCTCGAACATTATTGTCTTGCGTGCCCCACAGTGAGAGACTTGCTACCACAAGGACAGGATTTAATATCTGTATGTAAATATCTCCTTCTGAATGATAACTTGGATTTGATGCTCATGAGACATCAATATTTTGGTGGTTACTAAATGTAAATATTTAAGTTttctaatttgtgtgtgtgtgtgtgtgtgtgtgtgtgtgtgtgtgtgtgtgtgtgtgtgtctggattcCAGTGTGTCCTGCGAGACATGTTTACTGTTACAAATGTGAATATTTTagttttctacacacacacacacacacacgcgcgcgcgcgcgtgtgtgtgtgtgtgtgtgtgtgtgtgtgtgtgtgtatgtgtgtgtttatttttttgggaTTCCAATGTGTCCTGTGAGACACGCTTATACTGTATACATTAATGTATATTTTGGTTTGCCGCCATATGGGCGTAATAAATTTATcaaataaaaatctctctctctctctctctctctctctctctctctctctctctctctctctctctctctctctctctctctctctctctctctctctctctctctctctctcttttccttcactgcccTAAGGAATAGCACTTCAACATGAGACCAATAGAGGTCGTTCAAGGTCATCCTTGGACCTGCCTACAgatcctacgaggacgccctgacctgcctgagtctgccgaggctggccacaagacaccaggaagccttggaaaaatttggggaagggctgctgcatcatccacgcctccgccacctgctaccctcagacgtgcctctccctgcccgcgccacccgacaccagaatcgcgtggcgccctttagagcaccgcgcacgaaccggtaccaccttagcgcggtgcccactatggtgcgagccaaaataaataaatcaattaaatcaataagttaattctaggttaagttagagtcatagttaggttaaggatttcattgttttaatgtcccccccctgtac harbors:
- the LOC123509096 gene encoding uncharacterized protein LOC123509096; its protein translation is MGGEDNCTYLTVGKTITSVSASVPTAHHLYVDGSLQADGTAACAVFSSTVEPPRGDGWVGRRLPNASSSIYCELNGLLDAVTILTERGLDGVIVCDSKSALHALSSPRPAYDHVVRDILCRLATARDSALVVSFLWVPSHVGLTANDTVDGLAKAACGLPLPAVRAAPSLRCYRNTLFSAVNVLTVNRRNTERADSVSIHTAL